A stretch of Paludisphaera borealis DNA encodes these proteins:
- a CDS encoding DUF1569 domain-containing protein → MTERRTLSFDGLDGLDGVMTDVDRLLAGHEAVGRWTLGQILYHLAVGVRLSMEADRDAEPVEGRDRSRALRRMFFRAGRFPENAHPPLAILVPPDSCDPTEQAEALRDAIKRFTTDDGPFASHPVLRNQRGQGIKGVKESKGSQGIEGVRSY, encoded by the coding sequence ATGACCGAGCGACGGACGCTCAGCTTCGACGGCCTCGACGGCCTCGACGGCGTGATGACCGACGTCGACCGACTTCTGGCCGGTCATGAGGCCGTCGGCCGTTGGACCCTGGGGCAGATCCTTTATCACCTGGCGGTGGGCGTCCGGCTCTCGATGGAGGCCGATCGAGATGCCGAGCCCGTCGAAGGACGCGACCGCTCGCGCGCCCTGCGCCGGATGTTCTTCCGCGCCGGCCGCTTTCCGGAGAATGCGCACCCGCCGCTGGCGATCCTCGTACCGCCCGATTCTTGCGACCCGACCGAACAGGCCGAGGCCCTGCGCGACGCGATCAAACGCTTCACGACCGACGACGGCCCGTTCGCCTCGCACCCGGTGTTAAGGAATCAAAGGGGTCAAGGAATCAAAGGGGTCAAGGAATCAAAGGGGTCACAAGGAATCGAAGGGGTCAGGAGCTATTGA
- a CDS encoding cyclic nucleotide-binding and patatin-like phospholipase domain-containing protein yields MNDEIIPLLKVHEYFKGASDETLDEVARLGRVAQYAAGSVVHEADVVLTTVGFVLRGRLKAVRVSSNGTESLFRMIERGEQFGLMVGALGESVPIRVVALEPTTVLRLDYEEAMELTLARPDLRRLWLKTYAGSLRKLFLGDAPKRSVMMLALIHDSPTTRQTAERLIRRLSDVGEQLAVLSDSDQRMDSPNVRFRALREDGRDLTSEEIREQVARWQDANRIIFDVHTFLTPERAAQLMNLVDRAVFFIPADEADSAIRRLQAMEVSARGWRDKISVAWLIRGDSSVVSAVPNLPELVSRDFKIKETPPKPPMGRSLANGLERLVHDLRGVRVGVALGGGAARGMSHLGVLKALERSGIVVDMIAGTSAGAMTGIMYAAGLDPDYNANQFATDLRPSWIFRRLPQGNYWYLIHKYRRGKFDPMLRKYLHDWRLEQLAVPCLSVTVDLVSGNSVVRERGDAVHAILESINLPVLSVPIVRDGQALIDGGLVNNIPADVLVSMGCNFVIAISVTAKLETRFCDIKPGQAILARNKPGIGPTILRSLLVQNHSLNAFGVQPADVVIEPDVTGVDSAEFMRAKELAAIGEAAALEQIPKIRRLLNRLDPQLFNTNSDTYGEQAT; encoded by the coding sequence ATGAACGATGAGATCATTCCGCTCCTGAAAGTGCACGAGTACTTCAAGGGGGCATCCGATGAGACCCTCGACGAAGTCGCTCGGCTCGGCCGGGTCGCGCAGTATGCAGCCGGCAGCGTCGTCCACGAGGCGGACGTCGTGCTCACCACGGTGGGCTTCGTCCTGCGAGGGAGGCTCAAGGCGGTTCGAGTCAGCTCAAACGGTACTGAGTCGCTGTTCCGCATGATCGAGCGCGGCGAGCAATTCGGGCTGATGGTCGGCGCGCTCGGCGAATCCGTGCCGATCCGCGTCGTCGCGCTGGAGCCCACGACGGTCCTCAGGCTGGACTACGAAGAGGCGATGGAACTGACGCTCGCCAGGCCGGACCTGCGCCGTCTGTGGCTGAAGACCTACGCGGGGAGCTTGCGAAAGCTCTTCTTGGGCGACGCCCCCAAGCGCTCGGTGATGATGCTGGCGCTGATTCACGATTCGCCCACCACGCGTCAGACGGCAGAACGGCTCATCCGGCGACTGAGCGACGTCGGTGAGCAACTCGCGGTGTTGAGCGATTCGGACCAGCGGATGGATTCGCCGAATGTGCGGTTTCGGGCACTCCGAGAGGACGGCCGAGATTTGACCTCGGAGGAAATCCGGGAGCAGGTCGCTCGTTGGCAGGACGCCAATCGAATCATCTTCGACGTCCACACCTTCCTGACGCCGGAACGGGCGGCGCAGCTCATGAATCTCGTCGACCGCGCCGTCTTTTTCATCCCGGCAGATGAGGCCGACAGCGCAATCCGCCGCCTGCAGGCGATGGAAGTGTCTGCCCGGGGCTGGCGCGACAAGATCAGTGTCGCCTGGCTGATCAGGGGCGACAGTTCCGTGGTCTCCGCAGTTCCGAACCTTCCCGAGCTTGTCTCCCGCGATTTCAAAATCAAGGAAACGCCGCCAAAACCGCCGATGGGTCGGTCGCTGGCCAACGGGCTGGAGCGGCTGGTACACGACCTCCGGGGCGTGCGTGTGGGCGTAGCCCTCGGCGGGGGGGCCGCCCGAGGCATGTCGCATCTCGGCGTGCTCAAGGCCCTGGAGCGCAGCGGCATCGTCGTCGACATGATCGCCGGCACCAGCGCCGGAGCCATGACCGGCATCATGTACGCCGCCGGCCTGGATCCCGATTACAACGCAAATCAGTTCGCCACGGACCTTCGCCCCTCATGGATTTTCCGCCGCTTGCCGCAAGGCAACTACTGGTACCTGATTCACAAGTATCGTCGCGGGAAATTCGACCCGATGCTTCGCAAGTACCTGCACGACTGGAGACTCGAGCAACTTGCCGTCCCCTGTCTCTCCGTCACGGTCGACCTGGTGAGCGGCAACTCGGTCGTTCGCGAACGCGGCGACGCCGTCCATGCGATCCTCGAGAGCATCAACCTGCCCGTCCTCTCCGTGCCGATCGTCCGCGACGGCCAGGCGCTGATCGACGGCGGGCTGGTCAACAATATCCCGGCGGATGTGCTGGTTTCGATGGGCTGCAACTTCGTCATCGCCATCAGCGTGACGGCGAAGCTGGAGACTCGTTTCTGCGACATCAAACCTGGCCAAGCCATTCTGGCCAGGAACAAGCCGGGCATCGGGCCGACGATCTTGCGCAGCCTGTTGGTTCAGAACCACAGCCTGAACGCCTTCGGTGTTCAGCCGGCGGACGTGGTCATCGAACCGGACGTGACGGGCGTCGACTCCGCGGAGTTCATGAGGGCGAAGGAGCTCGCCGCGATCGGAGAGGCGGCCGCGCTCGAACAAATCCCCAAGATCCGGCGGCTGTTGAATCGGCTCGATCCTCAACTCTTCAATACAAACTCTGATACATATGGGGAACAAGCCACGTAA
- a CDS encoding DUF4105 domain-containing protein, translating into MGLILEFITGASLLASALVAVWMVGAIYYDMCGGARWARWVALAWAVGVIAVFAAWRPLWQPIVALLGAEFLFLLWWFRLEPTNDREWDPNAAVLPRAVRADDAVTIENVRNLEDHPLDDFTPRYEARVYHLSSIKGVDVIFFDWGNGFLGHPALIFDFGPDGRICMSIEARLPKGQKYSVVRSLYRQQELIFVAADERDAILRRTKYSQGQLAYLYHLNSTVEELTEVFLDYVNTINQLYESPRWYHVLFTNCTTSFYKLPSTRVRWDWRVIANARLDRALYNDGRLDRTLPFKELRRLACLNDIADTAPASGFGDHIRRELERRRHER; encoded by the coding sequence ATGGGCCTCATACTGGAATTCATCACGGGAGCATCGCTGCTGGCGAGCGCCCTGGTTGCGGTTTGGATGGTCGGCGCGATTTACTACGACATGTGCGGCGGAGCCAGGTGGGCCCGTTGGGTCGCGCTGGCTTGGGCCGTTGGCGTGATTGCGGTGTTCGCGGCCTGGAGGCCGCTCTGGCAGCCGATCGTTGCCTTGCTCGGGGCGGAGTTCCTATTCCTCCTTTGGTGGTTCCGACTGGAACCGACCAACGATCGCGAGTGGGACCCAAACGCCGCCGTACTGCCGCGGGCTGTGAGAGCCGACGATGCGGTGACGATCGAGAACGTCCGCAACCTTGAAGATCATCCGCTGGACGATTTCACGCCGCGGTACGAAGCCCGCGTGTATCATCTGTCGAGCATCAAGGGCGTGGACGTCATTTTCTTCGACTGGGGAAATGGGTTCTTGGGCCACCCTGCCCTCATCTTCGACTTCGGACCCGATGGCCGCATCTGCATGTCGATCGAGGCGCGTCTCCCGAAGGGGCAAAAATACTCGGTCGTTCGCAGCCTGTATCGACAGCAGGAACTGATCTTCGTCGCCGCGGACGAACGCGACGCCATTCTACGACGCACGAAATACAGCCAAGGTCAATTGGCGTACCTCTACCACCTCAATTCCACCGTCGAGGAACTAACAGAAGTGTTTCTCGATTACGTGAATACGATCAATCAATTATACGAGAGTCCTCGCTGGTATCACGTCCTGTTCACGAATTGTACAACTTCTTTTTACAAGCTTCCCAGCACACGGGTCCGCTGGGACTGGCGCGTCATTGCGAACGCCCGTTTGGATCGGGCTCTCTACAACGACGGTCGATTGGACCGGACTCTACCCTTCAAGGAACTCCGCCGACTCGCTTGCCTGAACGACATTGCGGACACAGCCCCGGCGTCGGGCTTCGGCGATCACATCCGTCGCGAACTCGAAAGGCGGCGTCATGAACGATGA